In Pectinophora gossypiella chromosome 17, ilPecGoss1.1, whole genome shotgun sequence, one DNA window encodes the following:
- the LOC126374604 gene encoding phospholipid-transporting ATPase ABCA3-like encodes MGAFKVLMWKHYVVRKRRFIQTFVEFMTPISLVLGIFVLKDPMQRKTETDLGTELPVSSFSLESTNPPTGILYTPDSEASHRLMEEVTHILSENNSTGYPRLHVRSLAFPHVALAVEALFLVGSKSKEVLAMVEFENMTGRKLPDMLKYTIRMKALLSRRPNVKFQRLFEKFENVPQSFLPLQWAIDSSYMKLKSNSGRIMQKIFFEPLSEVPLKAKLNKTFVSTVFYLLTYVSFGAPMLPFVFLMNRLLEERATGIQELVKMVGVTPTMLGITHFLNSLPPCLIYCFGSILLMKATDTPMVPASNVVILFIGQFLHFMSMIAMAYACSHISGDDQHTVSLALFSYIGMWIPIRLLGHSSKSDIFLFFHGLCPHCPSYWFLNEGLVSEVRHETGLQFSTIHVRQTIYQDGSRNASVLVSFIMQLIQISYMYLISWFLEKVRPGKYGIALPWNFFLQKEYWSGKFYKPPEVVSDTTAPYDPDYQKYFEYSPKNMLASIQIKNVSKIFESGDKRFQALNNVTLEIYKGEITVLLGHNGAGKTTLISIITGMINPTSGKIYVNGMDTVTRQADVRKQLGFCPQHNLFFPDLTVLEHLMFFSLIKGGTFEEARLSSYSLMEQLDLVAHAGKKTTQLSGGLLRRLQLGCALCGNANVLILDEPTSGLDVEARRELWDMLLSLRGDRALVLTTHFMEEADVLGDRIAALHLGKLRCHATPMFLKKAVGSGFRVNITTVQEPDVEKISRLLKEMDERVVLNDRSMNTLTYTLPAEVHLPTIFKTLETSKQALDIECLGIGVTTLEEVFLELCCDVDTSARREVNGSETPPVFTRVTGSQLILRQTKALFKRQFDYTMAKKYAFVILHIIMPFVLCTSLTQIFNILDSERNKDLSLNLDMYSETGLNKAIYNIRSRGTEKVMATFKYTYPFYTFTNIKDMPFVHSLNLASKIVGRTVWNEYAVGIAINDTSAIVFYMPGLKHSIPVGLNLLSNVLSNQKLPSSHGKTIVTMITNNWPVLSKPYHVPKTKINCSLFAIFNICTLVATTISDLTLPCKERLTVARHIHIMAGCSPLLYWLVTFLYHMAGYVCFCCTATLVAAAFFDNDRTLDDKGALVAIFVVVTLSGMNTYAFMYFISFCFTERTASLLLVGFVTVFGFLTPILILALEDLKTSSEETVYKKIMNRVGLFIPAYMFTKALIEVTDVARFNSFCSNNIHKCPNLVYYSEGFDSNICCSKGTETEGPFKYFAFSDYAAGQSIVVIALQVISFSVLVLLMEYGVFNYLWNVLGNNVCKSTYPHKRFYCPNVKEETAYVTKSFERVKPGRYGILLVDKAWKVYRGLCGRQTFAVKGESFAIKKGECFGILGLNGAGKTTTFKLISREESLTSGKIFVAGHYSKTHNAQYLRSMGYCPQFCGLDDFRSGNANIRLLLILRGLKEEDVKRETAAWLEVVGMTKHAHRKVCGYSGGMVRRLATASALCGDAPLSLLDEPTAGVDTAARRLVWAALQRGLSHGRAIAMSSHCMDEMERLCKRVTILSVGEMSVLGTPQALKEKYASGHSIVFKLHADVVQSLTGPDRVLHLQRTVERTFNCSMKDRHLTSLHYRIHEKMMYSDIFDRMEAVMSEFNDLIEDYSVSDTTLEDVFLQFAADGDRTPPMSRNSSAKAERATQSTMNYNLDR; translated from the exons ATGGGCGCGTTCAAAGTGCTGATGTGGAAGCACTACGTGGTGCGCAAGCGCCGGTTTATACAGACGTTCGTGGAGTTCATGACCCCTATATCGCTAGTGCTGGGCATCTTCGTGCTCAAGGATCCCATGCAGAGGAAGACTGAGACCGACCTCGGTACAGAGCTGCCGGTTTCG AGTTTTTCCTTGGAAAGTACGAATCCGCCAACAGGAATACTGTACACTCCAGATTCTGAAGCTTCCCACAGACTGATGGAAGAAGTCACACATATTTTATCCGAAAACAATTCAACAGGTTACCCCA GACTGCATGTGAGAAGTTTGGCATTCCCTCACGTAGCCCTAGCTGTGGAGGCGCTGTTCTTAGTGGGAAGTAAATCTAAAGAAGTTTTAGCCATGGTGGAGTTTGAG AACATGACAGGCAGGAAGCTACCCGATATGTTGAAGTATACAATAAGAATGAAAGCACTGCTTTCTCGAAGACCCAACGTTAAATTTCAGAGGTTGTTCGAGAAAtttg AAAATGTACCGCAATCGTTCTTACCTCTGCAATGGGCCATTGACTCCAGCTATATGAAATTAAAGTCAAATTCTGGAAGAATAATGCAG aaaatattctTCGAGCCACTTTCAGAAGTTCCTTTGAAGGCGAAACTGAACAAAACATTCGTTAGCACTGTCTTCTACCTGCTGACTTATGTGTCTTTCGGAGCTCCTATGCTGCCCTTTGTTTTCTTGATGAATCGCCTCTTAGAAGAAAGAGCTACAGGCATACAG GAGCTTGTAAAGATGGTAGGTGTCACGCCGACAATGCTTGGGATCACGCATTTCCTCAACTCGCTGCCACCCTGTCTGATCTACTGCTTCGGCAGCATCTTACTGATGAAAGCCACAGACACTCCCATGGTGCCAGCGTCCAATGTTGTCATACTCTTCATCGGTCAGTTCTTGCATTTCATGAGTATGATCGCTATGGCTTACGCTTGTAGCCATATTTCCGGAGACG ACCAGCACACGGTGTCCTTGGCTTTGTTCTCGTACATCGGGATGTGGATCCCAATCCGGCTGCTGGGCCATTCGAGCAAGTCTGACATCTTCCTCTTCTTCCACGGACTATGTCCTCATTGTCCAAGCTACTGGTTCCTGAATGAAGGTCTGGTTTCTGAAGTAAGGCATG AAACTGGTTTACAATTTAGTACAATCCACGTCCGACAGACCATCTACCAGGACGGCAGTAGGAACGCCAGCGTGCTCGTCAGTTTCATTATGCAACTCATTCAGATCTCTTATATGTACCTGATCTCCTGGTTCCTGGAGAAAGTCAGGCCTGGCAAGTATGGGATTGCGCTGCCTTGGAACTTTTTTCTTCag AAAGAATATTGGTCTGGAAAGTTTTATAAACCTCCAGAAGTTGTGTCTGATACCACAGCACCTTACGATCCTGACTATCAGAAATATTTTGAGTATTCACCGAAAAACATGTTGGCTAGCATTCAAATCAAAAACGTTTCAAAG ATATTTGAATCTGGCGATAAGAGGTTTCAGGCTCTAAACAACGTCACCCTAGAAATTTATAAGGGGGAGATCACGGTGCTCCTAGGCCACAATGGAGCTGGAAAAACTACTCTTATTTCGATTATAACAG GAATGATAAATCCAACTTCAGGTAAAATTTACGTGAATGGAATGGATACTGTTACTCGACAGGCTGATGTAAGAAAACAGTTGGGATTCTGTCCTCAACACAATCTGTTTTTTCCCGATTTGACAGTTTTGGAGCATTTAATGTTCTTCTCTTTG ATCAAAGGTGGAACATTCGAAGAAGCAAGATTATCATCGTACTCGCTGATGGAACAACTAGACTTGGTGGCTCATGCTGGTAAAAAGACCACGCAGCTGTCCGGAGGTTTGCTTCGAAGACTTCAACTGGGATGTGCTCTGTGTGGCAACGCTAATGTTCTCATCTTAGACGAACCCACGTCAGGATTGGATGTTGAAGCTAGACGGGAGCTTTGGGATATGCTACTG TCTCTCCGTGGAGATCGAGCCCTTGTGCTGACTACTCACTTTATGGAAGAGGCGGATGTTTTGGGAGATCGTATCGCTGCCTTGCATCTCGGGAAACTACGCTGCCACGCCACACCAATGTTCCTTAAGAAAGCCGTTG GCTCAGGATTCCGAGTAAACATAACGACTGTCCAGGAACCTGATGTGGAGAAAATCTCACGTCTCTTGAAAGAGATGGATGAAAGGGTAGTCCTTAATGACAGATCGATGAACACACTGACATACACCCTACCAGCTGAAGTGCATTTGCCAACTATCTTCAAGACGTTAGAGACAAGCAAACAAGCTTTGGATATTGAGTGTCTTGGTATTGGTGTCACTACTCTGGAAGAAGTGTTTTTAGA GTTATGCTGTGATGTGGATACGAGTGCAAGACGAGAAGTTAATGGATCGGAAACACCAC CGGTTTTCACACGTGTAACAGGATCCCAACTCATTCTTCGACAGACAAAAGCATTATTCAAGAGGCAATTTGACTATACTATGGCTAAGAAATATGCTTTcgttatttta CACATCATTATGCCGTTCGTTCTTTGCACCAGTTTGACGCAAATCTTCAATATACTCGATAGTGAAAGAAACAAAGACCTGTCTTTGAACTTGGATATGTATTCTGAAACTGGGCTGAACAAAGCCATTTACAATATCAGAAGTCGCGGAACGGAAAAAGTTATGGCTACATTCAAATACACTTACCCTTTCTACACGTTTACGAACATAAAGGATATGCCTT TTGTTCATTCCCTAAATTTGGCATCCAAAATTGTCGGAAGGACCGTCTGGAACGAGTATGCGGTTGGCATAGCAATAAATGACACTTCAGCAATAGTTTTTTACATGCCAGGGCTGAAGCACAGTATACCAGTGGGATTAAACCTTTTAAGTAACGTCCTTTCCAACCAAAAGCTACCTTCCAGTCACGGAAAGACCATAGTAACAATGATTACAAATAACTGGCCTGTTCTCTCGAAGCCTTACCATGTGCCAAAAACGAAGATCAATTGCTCGCTTTTTGCTATTTTCAATATTTGTA CACTGGTAGCAACAACGATCAGCGACTTAACCCTGCCGTGCAAGGAGCGACTGACGGTAGCTCGACACATCCACATCATGGCCGGCTGTTCACCGTTGCTGTACTGGCTGGTAACCTTCCTCTACCACATGGCTGGATACGTCTGCTTCTGCTGTACCGCCACTCTTGTTGCTGCTGCGTTCTTCGACAATGATCGCACTTTAGACGATAAGGGGGCATTGG TTGCAATATTCGTAGTGGTAACTTTGAGTGGAATGAACACTTATGCCTTCATGTACTTCATCAGCTTCTGTTTTACCGAGAGGACAGCCAGTTTGCTGCTCGTTGGATTTGTCACCGTATTTG GATTCCTAACACCAATTCTAATCTTGGCATTAGAAGATCTGAAAACCAGTTCTGAAGAGACGGTGTACAAGAAGATAATGAACCGAGTGGGTCTCTTCATTCCAGCATACATGTTCACAAAGGCACTCATAGAAGTGACGGATGTAGCCCGGTTCAACTCATTTTGCTCGAACAATATACACAAGTGCCCAAATTTAGTGTACTACTCAGAAGGATTCGATTCCAACATTTGTTGTA GCAAAGGAACCGAAACCGAAGGACCATTTAAATATTTCGCTTTCAGTGATTATGCTGCTGGTCAATCAATAGTGGTTATAGCTTTGCAAGTTATTAGTTTTTCG GTTTTGGTTTTACTTATGGAATATGGAGTGTTCAATTACTTATGGAATGTGTTGGGTAATAATGTATGCAAAAGTACATATCCTCATAAAAGATTTTATTGCCCAAATGTGAAAGAGGAAACTGCGTATGTCACCAAAAGTTTTGAAAGAG TAAAACCCGGCAGATATGGAATACTACTAGTAGATAAAGCTTGGAAGGTGTATAGAGGTCTGTGTGGCAGACAGACGTTTGCAGTAAAAGGAGAAAGCTTTGCAATTAAAAAAG GAGAATGTTTCGGTATACTAGGTTTAAATGGAGCTGGAAAAACGACAACATTCAAATTAATTAGTAGGGAAGAATCTCTAACGTCGGGAAAGATATTCGTCGCCGGGCACTACTCAAAGACGCACAATGCCCAG TACCTCCGTTCAATGGGGTACTGCCCTCAGTTCTGCGGTCTAGACGACTTCCGATCAGGGAATGCCAATATTCGTCTACTCCTCATTCTTCGAGGGTTAAAAGAAGAAGACGTGAAGAGAGAAACAGCTGCTTGGCTTGAAGTGGTTG GAATGACAAAGCACGCCCATCGCAAAGTCTGCGGCTACAGCGGTGGCATGGTGCGACGCTTGGCGACTGCATCAGCGCTCTGCGGCGATGCTCCTCTGTCGTTGTTGGACGAACCCACTGCTGGGGTGGACACGGCTGCGAGGAGGCTCGTGTGGGCTGCGCTCCAGCGGGGACTTAGCCACGGCCGCGCCATTGCTATGTCTTCGCACTG CATGGACGAAATGGAGCGACTATGCAAACGGGTGACAATACTGAGTGTTGGAGAAATGTCAGTGTTGGGAACACCGCAGGCCCTCAAGGAGAAATATGCGTCGGGGCACAGCATCGTGTTCAAACTACACG